GTTCGAACGGGAGGCGTTCCGACTGGAAACGCGCCCCGTGTACAACGTGGCGAAAGAATGGGACGAGTTTCAGCGTTTTCTCGCTACCGGGGAGTTCGATGTTTCCGATCATGAGCCCTGGCTCAAGCGGGTTCGCCATTTCCGGGACACCGGCCGGTGGATCGGCAGGGTTCACGTCATCACCAGCCCGCTGACCGACTACCTGCGTTTCGAGTTCGCGGCCTATCCGCACAACGTGCGGGCCGGTGAGGAGGTGCATATCCTCGATCTCGCCGATCGACCGAATCCCGGCTTGCCGGATCAGGACTTCTGGATGTTCGACGAGTCGAAGATCGTGCGGATGGACTACGCCGAGGACGGTACCCAGCTCGGTCGCGAACTGCTGGAAGACGTGGATCCCGCTCCTTACGTGGAGTGGAAACGCATCGCCCTGGAGCATGCCGAACCGTTCCTGGACTACTCCTCCAGACTGGAGGCATGAGCCTCGATCCCGCCCGCGCTGGAGAGGACCGGATCAACCTCGCCGAGGCACTGCGTGACCTGCGCAGGGTCTCGGGCCTTTCCGGGGAACGGCTGGCCGGTCGCTGCCAGATGTCGCAGTCCAAGATCAGCCGTATCGAGACCGGCCGGCTGCTGCCCAGCATCCTCGACGTGGAACGGATACTCACCGCGCTCGCGGTCGATGAGGCGCTGAAGTCGGAGCTGTTGACGCTGGCCCGGGCAGCGAATGCCGAGTATCAGGACATCCGTGCGTCGGTGCGGCGCGGCCTGCACTACCGCCAGTGGGACCTGGCGGCCCTGGAGGCCGAGTCGACCCACACGCGGCATTTTCTGCCTGCGCTGATCACTGGGTTGCTCCAGGTGCCCGAGTATGTTCGCGCGGGGTTGAGCAGGACGGGGGACCGGGCACCGGTGGATACCAGCCGGGCCGTCGCGCTCAAGCTGGAGCGGCAGGCCATCCTGCATGACGAGTCGAAGCGGTTCGAGTTCCTGCGCACCGAGCAGGCCGCGCGATGGCAGTTCTGTGTGCCGTCCATTATGGCGATCCAGCTGGACCGGTTGGTGTCGCTGTCCCGCGGCTGCCTGCTGTCGCCCTCGGTGTCCTGCCGCTGACCACGCAGGTTCCGGAAGGGCCCATGCATACCTTCGTGACCTATGACGCCAGGTTAGTGACCGCCGAGCTGTTCAGCGGCCAGCTGGTGTTGCGTGATCCGAAGGATGTCGAGAGTTATCGCGGTCTTTTCGATTTCCTGGCCGCGCACGCGCTGTGGGGCGCGGAGGCACGGGAGTTCCTGCGGCACCTCGCCGAGGACTTCCGGGGGCACGGCGCCGGGGATACTGGTTCATGAGCCGGGCTGGTCGAGCGCGGCGAGGCGGCGGCGAAGGTGGGCACGTTCGGGTTCGGTGCCGGCCAGTTCTATGGCCTCGCGGTAGGCCGCGGCGGCCTCGGCGTTGCGGCCGAGCCTGCTCAGCAGGTCCGCCCTTGCGGTCGGGTAAGGGGAGTAGCCCCGCAGCCGGGGCTCCCCGGACAACTCCTCGAGCAACGCCAGTCCGGCTTCCGGGCCGTCCCGCATGGCCACGGCCGCGGCCCGGTTCAACGCGACGACCGGGGAAGGGTCCAGCGCGAGCAGCACGTCGTAGAGCGCGACGACCTGCGGCCAGTCGGTGCTGGCCAGGTCCGCGGCCTCGTCGTGCAGGGCGGCGATCGCGGCCTGCACCCCGTACGGTCCCGGCGGCCCGCCGGTCAGCGCGACCGGCATCAGGCGCAGCCCCTCCTCGATCATCGTGCGGTCCCAGCGTCCCCGATCCTGCTCCTCCAGCAGCACCAGCTCGCCGTCCGGGCCCGTGCGAGCGTGCCGCCGGGCGTGGATCAGCAGCATCAGCCCGAGCAGCCCGGTGACCTCCCGCTGCCTTGGCAGCAGCCCGCGCAGGATCCGGGCCAGCCGGATGGCCTCCTCGGCCAGGTCGATTCGTTGCAGGTCCGGGCCCGAACTGGCCGTGTACCCCTCGGTGAAGATCGAGTACACCGCCTGTAGCACCCCGGGCAACCGCTGCGGTAGTTCTCCGGCGTCCGGCACCCGGAACGGGATCCGGGCCTGGTGGATCTTCTTCTTCGCCCGCACGATCCGCTTGGCCATGGTCGCGGGCGGGACCAGGAACGCCCGTGCCACCTCGGGGGTGGCCAGCCCGGCCAGGCAGCGCAGCATCAGGGCTCCGCGGTCCTCGGCGGGCAGCGCCGGATGGGCACAGGTGAAGAACAGCTGCAATCGCTCATCCGGCAGTTCCCCCGCCACCTCCGCGGCCGGAGCCGGCTCGGCCCGCTCGGCCTCCACCTGCAGCACGGCCAGCCGCGTGGCGAAGGTCTGGTCGCGGCGCAGCCGGTCCACCGCCTTGCGCCGGGCCGTGGTCATCAGCCACGCCCCCGGCCGGGGCGGTACGCCATCCGCCGGCCAGCGCTCCAGTGCCGCCTCGATCGCCTCGGAGGTCACCTCCTCGGCCAGATCGAGATCGCCGAAGCGACGGACGAGCGCGGCCAGCAGCCGGCCGTGCTCCTCGCGGAACACCGACTCCACCGAGGTCACCGGTGGCTCCTCCGGCAGCCCGCCGCCGGCCGTCCGCTCGTCCATCGCATTCAGCCCTCGAACTCGGCGACCGGCCGCACCACGACCGAGCCGGTGCCGCGCGCGCCGGGACAGCGGGCGGCCCAGTCCAGCGCGGCGTCCAGGTCCGGCACGTCGATCACGTAGAAGCCACCGAGCACCTCGCGGGTCTCGGCGAACGGGCCGTCGGTCACGGTCCGCTTCCCGTTCTCGTCCACCCGGACCGCGGTCGCGGTGACCAGGTCCGCCAGCTGCTCCCCGGAGACCTGGATGCCCGCGTCCTTGACCTCCTTGTCGTAGGCCAGCCAGTCCTGGACGTCGCAGTCGGCGGCCCCGCCGCTCTCGTCGACCGAACCGGCGTTGATCAGCAGCATGTACTTCATGTCGGACTCCCTCGTTTCGTGGTGCCATCCTGCACGGCCGGTTGCCGTACAGCATGACTACGAGCGGGACCCGGCCGGATGGACACCTCCGCCGAACTTTTTCTGATCGGTGCCACCGCCGCGCCTGAGCAGCATGGTGGGGGTCTGGCTCAGTCACCGGAACCTGCCACGCGACGGCGGCGCACGGTAAGCGGTGGCAGGCTGAGCCCATGGTGAGAACGTCCTATCGCGACCGGCTGACCTCCCCGCTGCCCGGGCCGCGCGAGCTGGCCCGGATCCTGCGCGAGGGTGGTTTCCGCGGCTCGACCGCGAACGCGGACCGGATACCGGTGCTGCGCACCGGCCTGCCCGCGCTCGAGCCGGGCCAGGCGAGCTGGACCTGGATCGGGCACTCCAGCTACCTGGTCCGGCTGGGTGGCGCCACCGTGCTGGCCGACCCGGTGTGGTCGAGGAAGATTCCCGGGGTGCCACCCCGGCTCACCCCTCCCGGCCTGGCCTGGGCGGATCTGCCGCCGGTGGACGCGGTGGTGATCAGCCACGATCACTACGACCACCTGGACGCGCCCACCATCCGGCGGCTACCCCGGCACACCCCGGTGCTGGTGGGTGCCGGCCTGGGCCGCTGGTTCCGGCGTCGCGGATTCACCGAGGTCGTCGAGCTGGACTGGTGGGAGTCGGCGGAGGTGGCCGGGCTGCGGTTCGACTTCGCCCCGGCGCACCACTGGAGCAGGCGTGGTCCGCTGGACACCTGCGCCTCGCTGTGGGGTAGCTGGGTGCTCACCGCGCCGGACGGCACCCGCACCTACCACTGCGGCGACTCCGGCTACGGGCACTGGTTCGCGGAGATCGGCGCGCGCTACCCGGGCATCGAGGTCGCCATGATGCCGATCGGTGCCTACGACCCCCGCTGGTTCATGCGCCCGGTACACATGGAACCCGCCGAAGCCGTGCGCGCGGTGGCGGACCTCGGGGCCCGGCGGCTGGCCTCGATGCACTGGGGCACCTTCGTGCTCACCAGGGAACCGGTGGACGAGCCGCTGGAGCGACTGCACAAGGCATGGTCGGCGTCCGGACGTCCGGACGCCGACCTGTGGGCACTGGCCGTGGGGGAGACCCGGACCTTCCGGCCCGGCAGGTCACCGGGGCGCAGCAGCCCTCCGGCCGGTGCCTGACCCGGCGCGGGCAAACTCGCCTACGCGAACGGCCAACTCGGTTACGCAGGTGGCCAACACGGTTACCCGGGCAGCAAACACGATGCGCGGGAACGGCCAACGCATGCGCGTGGGCGGCCAACACGCGCGCGTGGGGAGCAAACACGCCGGGAGGGTCAGCGGAACAGGTCGGCGTTTTCCCGTGCCCACTCGGCGAAGGTGCGCGCGGGTTTTCCGGTGAGGTCGGCGACGGTGGACACCGGGACCTCGGCGTAGTCGCCGCCGTCGGAGAGCAGCCAGTCCGCCGCCTCGGGCGGCATGCCCTGCCCGACCCACAACTCGCGGGCCTGTGCCGGGGTCAGCTCCTCGAACCGGATCTCCCGGCCGAGCGCGGCGGCGATCGCGCGCACCTGTTCCGGGGAGGTGACGGCCGCCGGGCCGCTCAGCGGGTAGGCCCGGCCGGCATGCCCCTCCTCGCGCAGCACGACGCCGGCGACCTCGGCGATATCGGCCATGGCGATCGGCGTCCGTGCCGCCTGCGCGTGCGGCTCCCGCACCACGCCCTCGGCACGGATCGAGTACGACCACAACAGCGAGTTCTCCATGAACGCGCCGGGTCGTAGGTGGGTCCAGGCGAACCCGGCCTGCTCGATGGTGCGTTCCAGGTGGGCGAAGTCCCGTCCGGCCGGGTCGCTCTCCGCCGCGCCCGGCACCCCGGCCAGGATCGAGGACAGGGTGACCACCCGGCGCACTCCCGCGGCCCGTGCCAGTTCGGCGAACCGCTGCACGGTGGGGAAGTGCGGCGCCAGGTACACGGTGTCCACCCCCTCCAGCGCGGCGGGCAGCGTCTGCGGCTGCCCGAGGAAGCCGGTGTGCACCTCCACCCACTCCGGTAGCGCGGCCTTCGCCGGGTTCCTGGTCAGCGCGCGCACCGGCTCACCTGCCCCGGCCAGCCGGTCCACCACCATCCGGCCGATGTTGCCGGTCGCCCCGGTCACCAGGATCGTCATGGCTACCCACTCCTAACTCAGTACGTTGTACGAAGTATTGACCAGAGTACACCGTACAGCGCACGGAGTTCTATTCTCGGGCAATGGCCGACCACATCGAACGCACCATGCGGCTGCTCTGGCAGACCGGGGAGAGCCCCAAACGCGGCCCCAAACCCGGGCTCACCGTGTCCGAGGTGGTCCGCGCAGCGATCGACATCGCCGATGCCGAAGGGCTCGACGCGCTGTCCATGCGCCGGGTCGCCGAGCGGCTGGGTATCGGCACGATGTCGCTCTACACCTACGTGCCGGGTAAGGCCGAGCTGCTGGACCTCATGCTGGACGCGGTGACCGGGGAGCGCCGTGGCCGGCCCGGCTCGACCGCCGGGTGGCGGGAGCGGGTGCTGACCTGGGCCCGCGCCGATTGGGAGCTGTACCACCGGCACGAGTGGGTGCTGCGGCTGCCCGCCCGGCATCCGCTCGGCCCGAACGCGCTGGCCGCCTACGAGGCGGCACTGCGGGCCCTGCTGGACATCGGGCTGACCGACGGCGAGGTGGCCGCCCTGACCGCGGCGGTGGACGGCTACGTGCGCGGCGTGGCACGCACCTCGGTGGAGGCGGTGCAGCGCGAGCGCGACACCGGGATCGGCGAGCGGCAGCGGTGGGCGCAGCACCAGCCGGCACTGGCCCGGTACGCGGAGGCGAGCGACTACCCGGCGGTCGCCAGGGTGCACGCCGATGCCGAGCCACCGGAGGTCTTCGAAACCGGGCTGCGTTGCCTGCTCGACGGCATCGCCGCCCGGATCGCGGGCCGGGCACGGCGCTGACCGGCGTGGCGGGTTCGATGGGTCCAGGCCGGGCGCTACCGTCTGGCTCGTGCGCTCCCGCTCCTACCGCGACGTGCTGTCCGGACCTCGCAAACGGAAGATCCCCGAGGTACCCGCCGAAGCCGGCCTGGTGGTCGAGGACCCGGCCAGCGGGTTCTGCGGCGCGCTGGTGCGGATCGAGCACGGGAACGCCGTCCTGGAGGACCGGCACGGCAGGCACCGGGTGTTCCCGCTGGCCCCGGCGGGCTTCCTGCTGGAGGGCAAGCCGGTGACACTGGTTCCGGTACCGGACACGCCCGCGCCGGCGGCCACCACCTCGGCCTCCGGCTCGGTGCGGGTCGGCGGCCTGCGGGCCAGGGTCGCGCGGGACTCCCGGATCTGGGTCGAGGGCAAGCACGACGCCGAGCTGGTGGAGCGGGTCTGGGGACACGACCTGCGGGTCGAGGGTGTCGTGGTGGAACCGCTGGACGGGGTGGACGTGCTGGCGGAGCGGATCGAGGAGTTCGGCACCGGCCCCGGCAGGCGGCTCGGGGTGCTGGTCGACCATCTCGTCCAGGGCAGCAAGGAATCCCGCCTCGTGGACGCCATCCGGGACGAGAACGTGCTGGTCACCGGGCATCCGTACGTGGACATCTGGCAGGCGGTGAAACCGGGCTCGGTCGGTATCCGGGCCTGGCCCACGGTGCCGAGGGAGGTGGAGTGGAAGCGTGGCATCTGTGCCGAGCTCGGCTGGGGCGAGCCCTACCAGGGCTGGCAACGGGTCCTGGCCGGGGTGCGCAGCTTCCGGGACCTGGAGACCCCGCTGATCGGCGCGGTGGAACGGCTGATCGACTTCGTCACCGCCGTGGACCCACCCGAATCATGATCCACCCTAGGTCACGCGTGGATTACGTCCGGTCGCCCCCTCGGTACGAGAGGTCACTTTCTGAGAGCATGTGCGCATGACTGCGGCACTCATCTGGCTCATCATCGGGGTCGCGCTGATCGTCGCCGAGGTTCTGTCCGGAGACTTCGTGCTGCTGATGCTCGGCCTCGGCGCATTGGCCGGCGCCGGATCGGCCGCACTCAGCGGCAACATCTTCATTGACGTGGCCGTGTTCGCCGTGGCCTCGGTTGGCCTGCTCGTGCTGGCC
The sequence above is drawn from the Amycolatopsis aidingensis genome and encodes:
- a CDS encoding DUF3097 domain-containing protein — its product is MRSRSYRDVLSGPRKRKIPEVPAEAGLVVEDPASGFCGALVRIEHGNAVLEDRHGRHRVFPLAPAGFLLEGKPVTLVPVPDTPAPAATTSASGSVRVGGLRARVARDSRIWVEGKHDAELVERVWGHDLRVEGVVVEPLDGVDVLAERIEEFGTGPGRRLGVLVDHLVQGSKESRLVDAIRDENVLVTGHPYVDIWQAVKPGSVGIRAWPTVPREVEWKRGICAELGWGEPYQGWQRVLAGVRSFRDLETPLIGAVERLIDFVTAVDPPES
- a CDS encoding TetR/AcrR family transcriptional regulator; amino-acid sequence: MADHIERTMRLLWQTGESPKRGPKPGLTVSEVVRAAIDIADAEGLDALSMRRVAERLGIGTMSLYTYVPGKAELLDLMLDAVTGERRGRPGSTAGWRERVLTWARADWELYHRHEWVLRLPARHPLGPNALAAYEAALRALLDIGLTDGEVAALTAAVDGYVRGVARTSVEAVQRERDTGIGERQRWAQHQPALARYAEASDYPAVARVHADAEPPEVFETGLRCLLDGIAARIAGRARR
- a CDS encoding YciI family protein, with product MKYMLLINAGSVDESGGAADCDVQDWLAYDKEVKDAGIQVSGEQLADLVTATAVRVDENGKRTVTDGPFAETREVLGGFYVIDVPDLDAALDWAARCPGARGTGSVVVRPVAEFEG
- a CDS encoding Scr1 family TA system antitoxin-like transcriptional regulator, with product MSLDPARAGEDRINLAEALRDLRRVSGLSGERLAGRCQMSQSKISRIETGRLLPSILDVERILTALAVDEALKSELLTLARAANAEYQDIRASVRRGLHYRQWDLAALEAESTHTRHFLPALITGLLQVPEYVRAGLSRTGDRAPVDTSRAVALKLERQAILHDESKRFEFLRTEQAARWQFCVPSIMAIQLDRLVSLSRGCLLSPSVSCR
- a CDS encoding RNA polymerase sigma factor — encoded protein: MDERTAGGGLPEEPPVTSVESVFREEHGRLLAALVRRFGDLDLAEEVTSEAIEAALERWPADGVPPRPGAWLMTTARRKAVDRLRRDQTFATRLAVLQVEAERAEPAPAAEVAGELPDERLQLFFTCAHPALPAEDRGALMLRCLAGLATPEVARAFLVPPATMAKRIVRAKKKIHQARIPFRVPDAGELPQRLPGVLQAVYSIFTEGYTASSGPDLQRIDLAEEAIRLARILRGLLPRQREVTGLLGLMLLIHARRHARTGPDGELVLLEEQDRGRWDRTMIEEGLRLMPVALTGGPPGPYGVQAAIAALHDEAADLASTDWPQVVALYDVLLALDPSPVVALNRAAAVAMRDGPEAGLALLEELSGEPRLRGYSPYPTARADLLSRLGRNAEAAAAYREAIELAGTEPERAHLRRRLAALDQPGS
- a CDS encoding DUF6879 family protein codes for the protein MRLAGDDWKKFFDSFEREAFRLETRPVYNVAKEWDEFQRFLATGEFDVSDHEPWLKRVRHFRDTGRWIGRVHVITSPLTDYLRFEFAAYPHNVRAGEEVHILDLADRPNPGLPDQDFWMFDESKIVRMDYAEDGTQLGRELLEDVDPAPYVEWKRIALEHAEPFLDYSSRLEA
- a CDS encoding NAD(P)H-binding protein, coding for MTILVTGATGNIGRMVVDRLAGAGEPVRALTRNPAKAALPEWVEVHTGFLGQPQTLPAALEGVDTVYLAPHFPTVQRFAELARAAGVRRVVTLSSILAGVPGAAESDPAGRDFAHLERTIEQAGFAWTHLRPGAFMENSLLWSYSIRAEGVVREPHAQAARTPIAMADIAEVAGVVLREEGHAGRAYPLSGPAAVTSPEQVRAIAAALGREIRFEELTPAQARELWVGQGMPPEAADWLLSDGGDYAEVPVSTVADLTGKPARTFAEWARENADLFR
- a CDS encoding Scr1 family TA system antitoxin-like transcriptional regulator yields the protein MAVLCAVHYGDPAGPVGVAVPRLPAVALGVLPLTTQVPEGPMHTFVTYDARLVTAELFSGQLVLRDPKDVESYRGLFDFLAAHALWGAEAREFLRHLAEDFRGHGAGDTGS
- a CDS encoding MBL fold metallo-hydrolase, translating into MVRTSYRDRLTSPLPGPRELARILREGGFRGSTANADRIPVLRTGLPALEPGQASWTWIGHSSYLVRLGGATVLADPVWSRKIPGVPPRLTPPGLAWADLPPVDAVVISHDHYDHLDAPTIRRLPRHTPVLVGAGLGRWFRRRGFTEVVELDWWESAEVAGLRFDFAPAHHWSRRGPLDTCASLWGSWVLTAPDGTRTYHCGDSGYGHWFAEIGARYPGIEVAMMPIGAYDPRWFMRPVHMEPAEAVRAVADLGARRLASMHWGTFVLTREPVDEPLERLHKAWSASGRPDADLWALAVGETRTFRPGRSPGRSSPPAGA